Genomic window (Spirosoma sp. KCTC 42546):
TGATGCGACGAAGCATCTCCAGGCCATCAATATCAGGAAGTTTAAAATCGCAGATGACTAACTCAAAAGCTTCTTTCCGTAACAGAACCAGCCCATCATCGCCCCGCTGTACCGACGCTGTTTTATAGCCCTGCTTGCTCAGAAAACGCTCAAGAAGCAGGCATATATCATTATTATCGTCAATAATCAGAATTTTTTCCATGAAGCGGCATTGAACTTGTTCAGACAGACCATGTCCAGTAATGAACAACGAATGAATCTACCTTAGCTGTATGAAAGCTGTATGAACAAAGTTACTCAAACCTGAATGGTTTGCAAAGCCATCTCTACCGAACGGCGAGTAAAGGGTTTACCAATAAAATAATCAGCTCCTTGCTCAGTAGCCCGCCGACGTTCAGCCTGTCCATCAAAGGCACTGATCATAATAACCTTAGCTTCGGTTTGATCTTCTTTGATGAATGGCAATAAATCAAACCCAAGTCCATCGGGCAAATTTAAATCTAGAAAAATAGCGTCGAATTTCTGTGTATGGAGGCACTGACGTCCTTCTTCAATAAAATGGGCGCAGGTAGGCTGATAGCCCAGGCGACGTAACAACCCTGATAGCAACAGACAGATATCGGCTTCATCATCAACAATCAATACGCGTTTTGCAAGAGGTGCTGTATTGATGGCGACCGGCCTGTATTGTTGTCCCATGCTAACCCCTGTTATTGTATTTACCACGGCTCATTTCGTTTTCATTTGTGTTCTTCTTACACACTCTATTATAAAATATGTGCCGAAAGTGTAAGCCTGAGTCAAAAATCAAGTAGCAACATACATTAATGTCCATTAGATTAACAGTTTGCGCTTATAATTTCATTAATTTATATCGGCTATAAACTAATTCGCCCGCTAAAGAACTGTTGGGGATTGAGCTATTTTTCTACGTTTATTCTACAAGTGTAGAAATTAATCCACAGTTTTTGTTTTGCAGCAGGTTTTCTCGCTTCGATAATAAGTGAAGAATATGACCTAATTAAATGCTCATTTACAAGCGTATAAGGGTATATATAGGAAACGATTGGATGTATTTACCATTATTGGCACAACTTTTTCTAATAAGATTGTCAATTGCGAGATAGTTAATTCTGATTTACTCAATAAACGTCATGGGAAACCTTCTTTACACTATAGCCGTGATTTTGATCATTATCTGGCTCCTGGGCTTTCTAGGCGTGTTAGGAACAGGTATTGCTAGTGGTAATTTAATTCATATTCTACTAGTGATTGCGGTGATTGCGATTATTCTACGCTTAATACAGGGGCGCGGGGTGTGAAGAAGGGAGTACATGTAGTCAACAAGTCATAGAGATATCACCTGTGATACATATCATTTTCTAACCAAGCAATTGTGTTAGACTCGGGTTAGCCCGAAGCAATTCATTTTAGGTTAAGTACAAGTTACGGTGGGTACGGAATCCCTGCGCCAAGTTGAGCGCGGGGATTTTTTTTGTGCCTGTAGAATTCAGATGATGTGGGTTATACCGTATCTGCGTATCAATAGTTATCATCAGCATCTAAAGAATCAACAGAATCTCTCGTAGTTCGAGACTCGGCAACCAGTTGGGGTCATTGCGTAAAACGTGGACGCCCTTGTAGAAAAAAATCCTCAACATCCCAAACCAGCACTATATTGTACCGTACTCATATACAACGACTTACCCTCTTTTCTAATCAGTGGTACAGTATTTTCTAGTAGATTGACGATATTGGAACCATAAGTCATTCACCAAAGTTAGAAATCATGAAATCACTACCAGGAGTTTTAGTGGGATTAGCAGTTGGCGCAGTTATTGGTATTCTGCTTGCTCCAGAGAGCGGCCAAAAGACGCGTAAACGTATCTCGTCTGAGTCAGATTCGTTCTTTAAAGACTTACAGGACCAACTACAGTCTGGCCTGGATAGCATAAAAAGTCAATATAACGAATATGTTGATTCGGCTGCCGGAAAAACACAGGATCTGGTTAGTCAGGCCAAGAAGAAAGCAAAGCAATAGGCTTCCTGCTAATCACCTAAAATAAACACTCACCTAAAACACATAAAACGATGAGAAGCACACGAGATTTTCTGACCGGCATTATTACCGGTGTTGTTATTGGTCTTCTAACAGCTCCCCGAAGCGGTAAAGAAACACGCGAAAAACTGACTGAAGAAGCCAGCAAACGCACAGGCGATTTGAAGGACCAATGGGAAAAAGGAGTATCTCAGGTGAAAGAGGGGTACGAGCAGGCGGTAAGTCAGGTAAATCAGTATACCGACAAAGCTAAAGAACAGTTCAACCAGTATAAAGACCAAGCACAGGCGACTTTTAGTAAAGATCAGCTCAAGAGTGATTATAACGATAAAGTTGACGAATTAGCCGACGATGCCAAATCAGGTATTGATAATGCAAAATCTTCAGTAAAAGCAAGCTAAGTACTAGCATCCTATTTACTCAACGTTCTTGAAATATACAGCGCCTGCCGGACCATACCCGGCAGGCGCTGCTGCGTTATACGCATGATGGGTTTAATAGCCTTTTAATATGGGTTTAAGAAGCCTTTAATTGGCAAAGGAGACTTTTGTGACGGCTCCTTTTTACTTATCAGTCAGGTAATACTTATACCAATTCAGGCGTCATAATACTATGAAAAAATACCCATTTGCCTTTGCTTCCTCACTGCTCCGTAATTGGCAGAGGCTTATAGACGATAATAAAAACGTACGAGCGTATCCAACTGGGTTAGTTGTTTGCCCAGCCTCTATTTATATGGCTAAGTCAGTACGAGCCTGGGCAATGATCGTTACAATGGGCTTTATAGCTGTAAACGGACTAAGTAGCTGTAGTAGTACCGCGCAAAAATCCGAAGCAAGTGAACCAACCAAAGAGCGTCAGGAAACGAATTTACTTGCCACAGCCGCCTTCGATACAGCTAAGTATGAGAATGCCCGCAATGAATTGAATTTGACAGGTAAAATTACCTTCAATCAGGATCAGGTTGTAAAGGTATTTCCTCTGGTAGGTGGGCATATAGAAACTCTCAAGGCTGATTTAGGCGACTATGTTAAAAAGGGACAGACCCTGGCTGTAATTCGGTCGGGCGATTTGGCCGATTTAGAACAACAGAGTGTAGAAGCAAAGGGGCAATTATCGGTAGCTCAGAAAAACCTGCAGGTTGCGGAAGACATGACTAAAGCGGGTCTGAGCTCCCAGCGCGAATTGGTGGCCAGTCAGGAACAACTGCTGGCGGCTAAAGGCGAAGTAAACCGTGTGAGTGAACGACGCCGGATTGTAGGCGGTAATGGTGCCGTTTATGTAGTAAAGGCCCCAGTGAGCGGTTTTATCGTCGAAAAATCTGCATCTCAAGGTATGGAACTTCGCTCCGACGATCCCGAGAACCTGTTCACGATCTCAAATCTAGACCACGTCTGGGTATTGGCGAATGTGTACGAGTCCGACCTTGCGAATGTCAAAGAAGGAGATCAGGCAACCATAACAACCCTCTCCTACCCGGATAAAATCTTTCATGGCCGAATCGATAAAATCTTCAATGTTCTCGACCCCGACAGTAAAACCCTGAAAGTCCGTGTAACGCTGGATAATGCAGACTACCGACTTAAGCCGGAGATGTTTGCGAATGTAAGCGTTACCTACGCGGGGCACGACAAACGGATAGCGATTCCGGCAAAGGCTGTCGTATTTGATAAAAACCGCAACTTCGTGGTCATGGTTAACAACAAAAACCAGCCTCTGGTACGCGAAGTAGACATCTATAAATCCATTGGGCCGAAAACATATTTATCCGGTGGGTTAACACCCGGTGATCGGGTTGTAACGAACAATCAGCTGCTGATTTACAACGCACTCGGGAATTAACTTCTCAAACGGTCATTAAAGGCCATCGGAAAGCTGCTCAACGTAGCTTTCCGATGGCCTTTAATGATTATTGGTAAACCTGATTGGCCAACTGTGAGTCAAGTCATAACTTATAGAAATAAGCACGAAATAATTGTAACATTTACCCGATTTATCGGAATATTATTTCGCTACTTTGTATTATTGGCAACTATTCGTCAACAATACACTATTTCGACATGATTACTTCCACTGCTTCATCTGAGTCACTTGGCGGTTCGGCACAACCGAATCACAGGTCCGGGGCTACGGCTAGCCTATTTGGTTTGCCAGTCATTGTGGCAGCGCTGGGGTACTTCGTTGATATTTATGATTTACTCCTGTTTGGTATTGTTCGCGTACCAAGTCTGAAAGATCTGGGGCTTACTACGGACCAGATCTCAACGGTAGGAGGACGCATTATCAACTGGCAAATGGCTGGTTTACTACTGGGCGGAATTTTGTGGGGCATCCTTGGCGATAAGCGCGGACGCCTATCGGTGCTGTTTGGTAGCATAGTCACCTATTCCATTGCCAATATTGCCTGCGGATTTGTTAAGCACATTACGTTTATGGACCCTGTCACCTACTATGCGCTGATGCGATTTGTGGCGGGTATTGGGCTGGCCGGTGAATTAGGCGCTGGTATTACACTCGTGAGTGAGATTCTCCCTAAAGAAAAACGAGCAATAGGCACTTCACTTGTGGCTGCAGTTGGTGTATTAGGGGCCATAGTCGCTTATTTTACCGTTAAGCTCTTCGATTGGGAAACGGCATTTTTCGTAGGTGGTGGTTTAGGGTTCTGTTTATTACTATTACGCATTGGGGTGGTTGAATCCGGGATGTTTACCCAGATAACTGAGCAAAAACACGTTAGCCGGGGTAACTTTTTATCCTTCTTTACAAATATGGATCGGCTCAAGCGTTACCTGAAATGCATTGGTATTGGGATCCCGACCTGGTTCATTACCGGCATTCTAGCTTCGTTCAGTAACGAATTTGGTAAAGCATTAGGCATAGCCGACGAAATTCAACCGGGTTTGGCCATTACGTGGTTATACTTTGGGATGGCCATAGGCGATCTATCCAACGGTTTTATCAGTCAGGCACTGAAATCGCGTAAAAAAGCAATTGCCCTTTTTATGGGGATTGCCTTTGTATTCAGCTTCATTTATTTATACCTCAGTATCACCAGCGCTCCGC
Coding sequences:
- a CDS encoding response regulator, with product MGQQYRPVAINTAPLAKRVLIVDDEADICLLLSGLLRRLGYQPTCAHFIEEGRQCLHTQKFDAIFLDLNLPDGLGFDLLPFIKEDQTEAKVIMISAFDGQAERRRATEQGADYFIGKPFTRRSVEMALQTIQV
- a CDS encoding lmo0937 family membrane protein yields the protein MGNLLYTIAVILIIIWLLGFLGVLGTGIASGNLIHILLVIAVIAIILRLIQGRGV
- a CDS encoding YtxH domain-containing protein, with protein sequence MKSLPGVLVGLAVGAVIGILLAPESGQKTRKRISSESDSFFKDLQDQLQSGLDSIKSQYNEYVDSAAGKTQDLVSQAKKKAKQ
- a CDS encoding YtxH domain-containing protein — encoded protein: MRSTRDFLTGIITGVVIGLLTAPRSGKETREKLTEEASKRTGDLKDQWEKGVSQVKEGYEQAVSQVNQYTDKAKEQFNQYKDQAQATFSKDQLKSDYNDKVDELADDAKSGIDNAKSSVKAS
- a CDS encoding efflux RND transporter periplasmic adaptor subunit, translating into MKKYPFAFASSLLRNWQRLIDDNKNVRAYPTGLVVCPASIYMAKSVRAWAMIVTMGFIAVNGLSSCSSTAQKSEASEPTKERQETNLLATAAFDTAKYENARNELNLTGKITFNQDQVVKVFPLVGGHIETLKADLGDYVKKGQTLAVIRSGDLADLEQQSVEAKGQLSVAQKNLQVAEDMTKAGLSSQRELVASQEQLLAAKGEVNRVSERRRIVGGNGAVYVVKAPVSGFIVEKSASQGMELRSDDPENLFTISNLDHVWVLANVYESDLANVKEGDQATITTLSYPDKIFHGRIDKIFNVLDPDSKTLKVRVTLDNADYRLKPEMFANVSVTYAGHDKRIAIPAKAVVFDKNRNFVVMVNNKNQPLVREVDIYKSIGPKTYLSGGLTPGDRVVTNNQLLIYNALGN
- a CDS encoding MFS transporter produces the protein MITSTASSESLGGSAQPNHRSGATASLFGLPVIVAALGYFVDIYDLLLFGIVRVPSLKDLGLTTDQISTVGGRIINWQMAGLLLGGILWGILGDKRGRLSVLFGSIVTYSIANIACGFVKHITFMDPVTYYALMRFVAGIGLAGELGAGITLVSEILPKEKRAIGTSLVAAVGVLGAIVAYFTVKLFDWETAFFVGGGLGFCLLLLRIGVVESGMFTQITEQKHVSRGNFLSFFTNMDRLKRYLKCIGIGIPTWFITGILASFSNEFGKALGIADEIQPGLAITWLYFGMAIGDLSNGFISQALKSRKKAIALFMGIAFVFSFIYLYLSITSAPLFYALCLCLGFGNGYWAMFVTISAEQFGTNLRATAATTVPNMVRAFLIPMTLSYQALKPSLDVINAGAIVGLVSFLLGFYAILTIPETHDKELNYLEE